From one Triticum aestivum cultivar Chinese Spring chromosome 4B, IWGSC CS RefSeq v2.1, whole genome shotgun sequence genomic stretch:
- the LOC123091909 gene encoding uncharacterized protein isoform X1 has translation MVLFPLTLDGMLPLASTALRACSTCLPQRHRQTSLDAVVRTAAPPSRNAPPATIQRRVVLQTRPVDAPSSCLLHAKRQTVSLLPVRPGQNDVPLVAIFLSSCATIGGVQKIRTRTFPKNSVSFLSNLCRMFTEKVWILTRLFSRIFFDLDIEKENEENDHHLICLDLL, from the exons ATGGTTTTGTTTCCCTTAACACTCG ACGGCATGCTCCCCTTGGCTTCAACTGCACTACGGGCTTGCTCCACTTGTCTTCCACAGCGCCACCGGCAGACAAGCCTAGATGCCGTTGTCCGAACCGCCGCACCACCTAGCCGCAACGCCCCTCCAGCCACCATCCAGCGGCGCGTGGTACTCCAAACACGTCCTGTGGATGCCCCCTCCTCTTGCCTACTCCATGCGAAGCGCCAGACCGTATCCCTTCTGCCCGTCCGTCCAG GTCAAAATGATGTACCTTTAGTCGCTATATTTCTCAGTTCATGTGCAACCATTGGAGGAGTTCAAAAAATCAGAACTCGTACATTTCCAAAAAATTCT GTTTCCTTTTTATCCAATTTGTGCCGCATGTTCACTGAAAAAGTTTGGATCCTGACCAGATTATTCTCAAGAATTTTTTTTGACTTG GatatagaaaaagaaaatgaagagaATGATCACCATCTCATTTGCCTCGATTTACTATGA
- the LOC123091909 gene encoding uncharacterized protein isoform X2, producing the protein MLPLASTALRACSTCLPQRHRQTSLDAVVRTAAPPSRNAPPATIQRRVVLQTRPVDAPSSCLLHAKRQTVSLLPVRPGQNDVPLVAIFLSSCATIGGVQKIRTRTFPKNSVSFLSNLCRMFTEKVWILTRLFSRIFFDLDIEKENEENDHHLICLDLL; encoded by the exons ATGCTCCCCTTGGCTTCAACTGCACTACGGGCTTGCTCCACTTGTCTTCCACAGCGCCACCGGCAGACAAGCCTAGATGCCGTTGTCCGAACCGCCGCACCACCTAGCCGCAACGCCCCTCCAGCCACCATCCAGCGGCGCGTGGTACTCCAAACACGTCCTGTGGATGCCCCCTCCTCTTGCCTACTCCATGCGAAGCGCCAGACCGTATCCCTTCTGCCCGTCCGTCCAG GTCAAAATGATGTACCTTTAGTCGCTATATTTCTCAGTTCATGTGCAACCATTGGAGGAGTTCAAAAAATCAGAACTCGTACATTTCCAAAAAATTCT GTTTCCTTTTTATCCAATTTGTGCCGCATGTTCACTGAAAAAGTTTGGATCCTGACCAGATTATTCTCAAGAATTTTTTTTGACTTG GatatagaaaaagaaaatgaagagaATGATCACCATCTCATTTGCCTCGATTTACTATGA